In Lotus japonicus ecotype B-129 chromosome 5, LjGifu_v1.2, one genomic interval encodes:
- the LOC130720364 gene encoding protein NPGR1-like codes for MLCACSGEQFKFEEAPQSPESLATRDFSASGLSSNSRTGDCESKFSEAQVEDAESTLKEALSLNYEEARALLGRLEYQRGNFDAALQVFQGIDIKAISPRMIRAITERTKQRKPRSKADNVLPNLMSMHSVSLLLEAIYLKAKSLEELGQYTEAAKECRIIVDTVESSFPNGMPEGIGEDCKLPEIFHRALELLPNLWIQAGFLDDAVTAYRRALTKPWNLEPRRLACLQKDLATTLLYGGVEVNLPPQLQVKGPSPTTPLSNIEEAILLLLILSGKMALQEIEWDAEIMDHLTFSLSITGIFESLADHVLQIHPGIYDRAERWYFLALCYSAAGHNETALNLLKKACGSSEAKNRPHFPSFLFCAKLCSQYPIHAYEGIKFSQEVIDLAQHQNEHFLSQGRKFLGICHGAAARISVLDSERVSFQRESLNFLNKAVLNGNDDPEAIFSLGLENAVQRNLNAAHDNMMMYSDMMVGSSRRGWKLLALIVSAQQRFKDAETLVDFALDESGRIDQLELLRLKAVLQISQQQPKQAIETYRILLAVIQAKKEAWLQAKEELHQAKIFRDEELTEQKLEMEAWQDLATIYADLRSFLDAKACVDKAKLIEFFAPRSWHTTGKLFEAQSLYKEAFVSFSVSLSIEPDYIPSIISTAELLIKLGKESLPVARSFLMNALRLEPTNHDAWFKLGLVSKMEGSLQQAADCFQASHELKLSAPVQKFE; via the exons ATGTTGTGTGCTTGCTCCGGGGAGCAATTCAAATTTGAAGAGGCGCCGCAGTCACCGGAATCCCTGGCAACAAGGGATTTCTCTGCTAGTGGACTATCTTCAAATTCAAGGACAGGGGATTGTGAATCCAAATTCAGTGAGGCCCAAGTAGAAGATGCTGAATCTACTCTAAAAGAAGCTCTCTCATTAAACTATGAG GAAGCTCGAGCTTTGCTGGGGAGGCTTGAATATCAAAGAGGGAACTTTGATGCTGCCCTTCAAGTGTTTCAAGGTATAGACATCAAGGCTATAAGCCCAAGGATGATTAGGGCTATAACTGAAAGAACCAAGCAAAGAAAACCGCGTTCAAAGGCCGATAATGTGCTTCCAAATTTGATGTCAATGCATTCAGTAAGCTTGCTTCTTGAGGCAATTTATCTTAAAGCCAAATCCTTAGAGGAACTTGGGCAATACACTG AGGCTGCAAAGGAGTGCAGAATAATTGTGGATACAGTTGAATCTTCTTTTCCTAATGGAATGCCTGAGGGTATTGGTGAAGATTGTAAGTTGCCAGAAATTTTCCACAGAGCATTGGAGTTGCTTCCAAATCTATGGATCCAGGCAGGCTTTCTAGATGATGCTGTCACCGCTTATCGGCGTGCTCTGACCAAGCCCTGGAATTTGGAGCCAAGGAGGTTGGCTTGTCTACAAAAGGATTTAGCCACTACACTACTCTATGGTGGTGTTGAAGTAAACCTACCCCCTCAGTTGCAAGTGAAAGGTCCAAGTCCAACAACACCTTTGAGTAATATTGAAGAGGCAATACTTTTGCTGTTAATACTCTCAGGAAAGATGGCACTTCAGGAGATAGAATGGGATGCTGAAATAATGGATCATCTCACATTTTCTCTTTCAATTACTGGAATATTTGAATCACTGGCAGATCATGTATTGCAGATCCATCCAG GTATCTATGACCGAGCTGAGAGGTGGTACTTTCTCGCACTTTGTTACAGTGCAGCAGGACACAATGAAACAGCTTTGAACCTTTTGAAGAAAGCTTGTGGTAGTTCTGAAGCAaagaatagaccccattttccttcatttttgttttgtgCAAAACTGTGTTCCCAATATCCAATCCATGCTTATGAAGGCATTAAATTTTCCCAGGAAGTTATCGATCTAGCCCAGCATCAAAATGAGCACTTTTTGAGCCAAGGGAGAAAATTTCTTGGTATCTGCCATGGAGCAGCGGCTAGAATATCTGTACTGGATTCTGAAAGAGTTTCATTTCAAAGAGAGTCTTTAAACTTTCTAAACAAAGCTGTTTTAAACGGAAATGACGACCCTGAAGCAATATTCAGCCTTGGACTGGAAAATGCAGTTCAAAGGAATCTAAATGCAGCTCATGACAACATGATGATGTACTCAGACATGATGGTTGGAAGCTCTAGAAGAGGTTGGAAGCTGTTAGCACTTATAGTATCTGCACAGCAGAGGTTTAAGGATGCAGAAACTTTAGTTGATTTTGCTTTAGATGAGTCTGGGAGAATAGATCAGTTAGAACTACTAAGATTGAAAGCTGTGCTTCAAATTTCTCAGCAGCAACCCAAACAAGCAATAGAGACCTACAGAATCTTGCTAGCAGTAATACAAGCAAAAAAGGAGGCTTGGCTTCAAGCTAAGGAGGAGCTCCATCAAGCAAAAATATTCAGGGATGAG GAATTAACAGAACAGAAGTTAGAAATGGAAGCTTGGCAGGATTTGGCAACCATTTATGCAGATCTTAGATCTTTTCTTGATGCAAAAGCTTGCGTTGATAAAGCCAAGTTGATAGAATTTTTTGCTCCTAGGAGTTGGCATACAACAG GGAAGTTGTTTGAAGCTCAATCATTATACAAGGAGGCCTTTGTTTCCTTCTCAGTTTCATTGTCAATAGAACCGGATTACATTCCCAGCATCATTTCAACTGCAGAATTGTTGATTAAACTTGGTAAAGAATCACTTCCAGTTGCAAGAAGTTTCTTGATGAATGCTTTGAGATTGGAACCCACAAACCATGATGCTTGGTTCAAACTCGGATTGGTTTCAAAAATGGAAGGTTCATTACAGCAAGCTGCAGATTGCTTTCAAGCTTCACATGAGCTGAAGCTATCAGCTCCAGTGCAAAAATTTGAGTGA
- the LOC130721388 gene encoding uncharacterized protein LOC130721388: ELVRLCWSLQIASPLLVVVHEQLVLLENYQIALAFSVRLQQLWHALLQRPISLLPWSCACLLRRSNRSRDPSLIIQLVCIVVMLWRNNVVVSYVKLIFIC, translated from the exons GAACTGGTTCGCCTTTGTTGGAGCTTGCAGATTGCTTCGCCATTGCTTGTTGTTGTGCACGAGCAGCTCGTCCTGCTGGAGAATTATCAAATTGCTCTTG CCTTTTCTGTGCGGCTTCAGCAGCTCTGGCACGCGCTTCTTCAGAGGCCAATCTCTCTTCTTCCTTGGTCATGCGCTTGTCTCCTCCGCCGAAGCAACCGAAGCAGAGACCCATCTTTGATAATTCAACTTGTTTGTATCGTGGTTATGTTATGGAGGAACAATGTTGTTGTATCATATGTTAAATTAATTTTCATATGTTAA
- the LOC130718940 gene encoding uncharacterized protein LOC130718940, with protein MAEEEEQQPSMKQVTPTSTVDIDNGLTLVPRIKLNLTVHPSTPTTLTNPIDHWKMKRALIDFLNSSHSLSIPEENLQFKRFKDLKKRKRDDAVATGTLHIWDLTFLPQTENDTSVSQWRSRFAEKVNGTELNLQGVRFTLEVSVPVGDDFDAVKKDWEEFYAFGNRGLRREPDTIVIKGVPSRWFAEPRVSSKPSMLVTHTIFSKFGKIRNLNVAEDDDFGKDANEDSGDLVSGLYCKIVVQFEKYIDFHDALRVLCSRSLQKQGSRLKADYEVSWDKDGFFRYSRTQTQEKNNGVSKIATQQNRSEAPRRQSYNSRQSPDRVRPRRFQE; from the exons AtggcagaggaagaagagcaaCAACCATCGATGAAGCAGGTTACCCCAACCTCAACAGTCGACATAGACAACGGTCTCACTCTGGTTCCACGCATCAAGCTCAACCTCACAGTCCACCCATCCACACCCACCACTCTCACCAACCCAATCGACCACTGGAAGATGAAGCGTGCCCTCATCGATTTCCTCAACTCCTCACACTCCCTCTCAATCCCCGAAGAGAATCTCCAATTCAAACGCTTCAAAGACCTCAAGAAACGCAAGCGCGACGATGCCGTTGCCACCGGAACCCTTCACATCTGGGACCTCACCTTTCTCCCCCAAACCGAAAACGACACTAGTGTTTCACAGTGGAGGAGTCGTTTTGCTGAGAAGGTCAATGGGACTGAGTTGAATCTTCAAGGGGTTAGGTTCACGCTTGAGGTTTCTGTTCCTGTTGGTGATGATTTTGATGCTGTGAAGAAGGATTGGGAGGAGTTTTATGCGTTTGGGAACCGGGGTTTGAGGCGTGAACCGGATACGATTGTCATCAAGGGTGTGCCGTCGCGGTGGTTTGCTGAGCCTAGAGTTTCTTCTAAGCCTTCCATGCTTGTTACTCATACCATCTTCTCGAAATTCGGCAAGATAAG GAATCTTAATGTTGCTGAGGACGATGACTTTGGTAAGGATGCAAATGAAGACAGCGGAGACCTCGTTTCAGGGCTTTACTGCAAGATTGTGGTTCAGTTCGAGAAATATATAGACTTCCATGATGCATTGAGAGTTCTATGTAGCCGCTCTTTGCAAAAG CAAGGATCACGATTAAAGGCTGATTATGAGGTTAGTTGGGACAAAGATGGATTTTTCCGGTATTCAAGGACTCAAACTCAAGAGAAGAACAATGGGGTATCCAAAATAGCAACACAACAGAACAGAAGTGAAGCTCCCAGACGACAGTCCTACAATTCCCGCCAAAGTCCAGATAGAGTGCGCCCAAGGAGATTCCAG GAGTAA
- the LOC130721099 gene encoding uncharacterized protein LOC130721099 yields the protein MYMLNPCVCGTLHPEFDEPCLASPGSSPKKSKRKDSRNKNPYSSRGLDKFSELLAVLDEKRQKLYSQMNPHDVSIVRFVHSNTDDFVPIVVKLKNNNKDQKHKSQELNKVVKARKSTESSPIESTKEPHLEEKKQPHLESEKVEAKKRISWNLKNLDRVKPCFYLPMVMILILVVLTLFGKSVAILCTCILWYVIPTLNDHSSSSSSSNQRWSMKKKDYVRGLSEKNMEVTKRKDYVRGFSEKKMEVNEGIKKKEYVRRWSEKIVATDPLSPRSEDYSEASKNKNQAKHSHKKSW from the coding sequence ATGTATATGCTTAATCCTTGTGTTTGTGGAACATTACATCCTGAATTTGATGAACCATGTCTTGCAAGTCCTGGTTCCAGTCCCAAAAAATCCAAAAGAAAAGATAGCAGAAACAAAAATCCTTACTCCAGTCGTGGCCTAGACAAGTTTTCTGAGCTTCTGGCTGTTCTAGATGAGAAAAGACAGAAGCTATACTCACAGATGAACCCTCATGATGTCTCCATAGTTCGATTTGTTCACTCCAACACAGATGATTTTGTCCCTATTGTGGTCAAGTTGAAGAACAACAACAAGGATCAGAAGCACAAGAGCCAAGAACTCAACAAAGTTGTGAAAGCAAGAAAGTCAACGGAAAGTTCCCCAATTGAATCCACAAAGGAACCCCATTTGGAAGAAAAAAAGCAACCCCATTTGGAATCTGAGAAAGTGGAAGCTAAGAAGAGGATCTCTTGGAATTTGAAGAATTTGGACAGGGTGAAGCCATGTTTCTATTTGCCAATGGTGATGATTTTGATCTTGGTAGTCTTGACTCTGTTTGGGAAATCAGTTGCAATTCTCTGCACCTGCATCTTGTGGTATGTTATCCCCACATTGAATGATCAtagctcatcatcatcatcatcaaatcaAAGATggtcaatgaagaagaaagattaTGTTAGAGGGTTGAGTGAGAAGAACATGGAGGTGACTAAGAGAAAAGACTATGTTAGAGGGTTCAGTGAGAAGAAGATGGAGGTGAATGAAGGGATCAAAAAGAAAGAATATGTTAGGAGGTGGAGTGAGAAGATTGTGGCCACTGATCCACTTTCTCCAAGAAGTGAAGATTACTCTGAGGCTTCCAAGAACAAGAATCAAGCAAAACATTCCCATAAGAAAAGCTGGTGA
- the LOC130717075 gene encoding LIM domain-containing protein WLIM1-like — MAFAGTTQKCMACDKTVYLVDKLTADNRVFHKACFRCHHCKGTLKLSNYNSFEGVLYCRPHFDQLFKRTGSLDKSFEGTPKVAKPERNIDNEKPAAAKVSSMFGGTRDKCAGCQKTVYPTEKVTVNGTPYHKSCFKCCHGGCVISPSNYIAHEGKLYCKHHHIQLIKEKGNLSQLEGDHEKNVVQGEINGDKVAA, encoded by the exons ATGGCATTTGCAGGAACAACCCAGAAGTGTATGGCTTGTGACAAAACAGTTTATCTGGTTGATAAGTTGACTGCGGATAACCGAGTGTTCCACAAAGCTTGCTTCAGATGCCACCACTGCAAAGGAACCCTCaag CTCAGCAACTACAACTCTTTTGAGGGAGTTCTTTATTGCAGGCCACACTTCGATCAACTGTTCAAAAGAACTGGTAGCCTTGACAAAAGCTTTGAAG GGACACCAAAAGTTGCCAAACCGGAAAGAAATATTGATAATGAG AAACCTGCAGCAGCCAAAGTCTCAAGCATGTTTGGTGGAACCAGGGATAAATGTGCAGGTTGTCAGAAAACGGTGTATCCTACTGAGAAG GTTACTGTGAATGGAACTCCTTACCACAAGAGTTGTTTCAAATGCTGCCATGGAGGTTGTGTTATCAGTCCTTCCAATTACATAGCACACGAGGGAAAACTCTACTGCAAACACCACCACATCCAACTGATTAAGGAGAAGGGAAATTTAAGCCAGCTGGAGGGTGACCATGAGAAGAATGTAGTGCAAGGGGAAATTAATGGTGACAAAGTTGCGGCTTAA
- the LOC130717074 gene encoding F-box protein At3g12350, translating into MATNLNDPNSSSSSVVSFSDFPEDVQLCILSFLGPSEIATFACTSKRFLSLCTNDAKLWFTLCHRRWGSETQITKWGQGKIAFKLLYNTLHEWDNLIGFWRRCGSGTGTPSLLFFEWGPSFLSGSRVSALQPGSYEVAKVPFIRMSLSEEGQEVNLLDPDGQADFDSENELIPVNLSFMGKTHFVVEENQFRRSSSYANLSGGGGDDCGGAGEDLIGSSPPGSLPDRLVTEIYQRFANRTSPGSERSRRQRRKEKERLARMRKWEPEHFVKIVNCSPSPSRPLQGLWKGICDDMSLAFYLVAYDDIGGIACRRLGDPPERFSTYAPVFWTSNAAFLESPFPLEEESLYDSRIHLQPHNDTHEQFDFSSDEGVNQVQHFQLPDIEVVNGILHISSSYDLVIADLAGTINSRSAEGRIWLYHDGTFGFGFLRDNFVIDMKHIVHDGCIVNAVNPSAD; encoded by the exons ATGGCTACCAATCTGAACGACccaaattcttcttcttcttctgtagTTTCTTTCAGTGATTTCCCAGAAGATGTTCAGCTCTGCATCCTCTCATTTCTGGGTCCCTCTGAGATCGCCACCTTCGCCTGCACCTCCAAGCGTTTCCTCTCGCTCTGCACCAACGACGCCAAGCTCTGGTTCACCCTCTGTCACCGAAGATGGGGCTCCGAAACCCAAATCACCAAATGGGGTCAAGGAAAAATCGCCTTCAAGCTTCTCTACAATACCCTCCATGAATGGGACAACCTCATCGGCTTCTGGCGCCGCTGCGGCTCCGGCACCGGGACGCCATCGTTGCTGTTCTTCGAGTGGGGCCCGTCGTTCCTCTCGGGTTCCCGGGTCTCCGCTTTACAACCCGGATCCTACGAGGTTGCAAAGGTGCCGTTTATACGGATGAGTCTATCGGAGGAAGGGCAGGAAGTGAATCTGTTGGACCCTGATGGGCAAGCTGATTTTGATTCTGAGAATGAGTTGATTCCTGTGAATTTGAGCTTCATGGGGAAGACGCATTTCGTTGTGGAGGAGAATCAGTTCAGGAGGAGCTCCAGCTATGCGAAtctcagtggtggtggtggtgatgattgTGGCGGGGCTGGAGAGGATTTGATTGGTTCTTCGCCGCCAGGGAGCTTGCCGGATCGGTTGGTGACGGAGATTTACCAGCGGTTCGCGAACAGGACTAGTCCAGGCAGTGAGAGGTCGAGGAGGCAgaggaggaaggagaaggagagatTGGCTAGGATGAGGAAATGGGAGCCTGAGCATTTTGTCAAGATTGTGAATTGCTCGCCCTCGCCGTCACGGCCTTTGCAAGGCCTTTGGAAG GGTATTTGTGATGATATGAGTTTAGCCTTTTACCTTGTGGCATATGATGACATTGGGGGCATTGCCTGTCGCCGCCTCGGGGACCCTCCAGAACGTTTCTCCACTTACGCCCCGGTTTTCTGGACGTCTAACGCTGCATTTCTAGAATCCCCTTTTCCTCTTGAGGAAGAATCTTTGTATGACAGTCGCATTCATCTTCAACCACACAATGATACTCACGAGCAGTTTGATTTCTCTTCCGATGAAGGGGTAAATCAAGTTCAACATTTCCAGTTGCCAGACATTGAAGTGGTGAATGGAATTCTTCACATCAGCTCAAGTTATGATTTAGTTATTGCAGACCTTGCTGGAACAATAAATTCAAGAAGTGCAGAGGGAAGGATTTGGCTGTACCATGACGGTACTTTCGGTTTCGGATTCCTTCGGGACAATTTTGTCATAGACATGAAACATATTGTCCATGATGGTTGTATTGTGAATGCAGTAAATCCTTCTGCtgattaa
- the LOC130718967 gene encoding inactive poly [ADP-ribose] polymerase RCD1-like — translation MEVVTKPKRKQTTHCVANLKGASQPSICQQVSLASPIDRALKKIKFGDYEIKRTTVGPHTGQSCLRYYFNYKKCGRLQHVMIYKNGEWLDYPRDVIDLVKKELEIKKFVVEIELNGCDYMLDFLHMCQVDLKTGFQQPIAWINEAGDCFFPEVYATSDEEYWNLFEQEGIELGIDIQVNEVDKSKLGKCQGESSGLIRDTQIQVAYNEYVQGKLNLVSVQDMLLNGMSGFDNIDIEIVEIYRCSGASMQARLKLFQTQSEIIRKNHGDPNVRYAWIPFSKRELSTMMDYGLGHCVMCKKNKFTYNVGVHLAAVTCPYASARYCDIDESGVRHMVLCRVIMGNMKVLHPRICSDAGHFQTSSSKYDNGVVDDIQCPRHYIVWNTNINTHIYPEFVVSFKVSNDAEGHFCGTMEENNEFGVNSSMTNLARRSSGDMLQSVSLVNNGISPNGVISTPKIPKTPWLPFPVLIVAIGDKVPANAMSLIRAHYELYKAKRISRDDFVTELRLIVGDTILRTTIASLQFKIPSNGKLEGSNRKEC, via the exons ATGGAAGTTGTAACAAAACCGAAGCGAAAGCAGACTACTCATTGTGTTGCAAATCTAAAAGGAGCTTCACAACCATCGATATGTCAACAAGTATCACTTGCATCACCCATAGATAGGGCtctcaagaaaataaaatttggtGATTATGAAATCAAAAGGACAACTGTTGGTCCTCACACTGGACAATCATGTTTGAGGTATTATTTTAACTACAAGAAGTGCGGAAGACTTCAACATGTGATGATCTACAAGAATGGTGAATGGTTGGACTATCCAAGAGATGTCATTGACTTGGTTAAGAAAGAGttagaaataaaaaagtttGTTGTGGAAATAGAGTTAAATGGATGTGATTATATGCTAGACTTTTTACACATGTGTCAGGTGGACTTGAAAACAGGTTTCCAACAACCCATTGCTTGGATTAATGAGGCAGGGGACTGCTTTTTTCCTGAAGTTTATGCTACTTCCGATGAAGAATATTGGAACTTATTTGAACAAGAGGGTATCGAGTTAGGCATTGACATCCAAGTGAATGAGGTTGATAAATCCAAGCTAGGGAAATGTCAAGGGGAGTCTAGTGGTTTAATTAGGGATACTCAAATCCAAGTGGCTTACAATGAATACGTACAAGGAAAATTAAATTTGGTTTCAGTACAAGATATGCTCCTTAATGGTATGAGTGGTTTTGACAATATTGATATTGAGATAGTTGAGATATATCGTTGTTCAGGTGCATCAATGCAAGCACGATTAAAGCTATTCCAGACGCAATCtgaaattataagaaaaaatcACGGGGATCCTAATGTTCGATATGCTTGGATACCTTTTTCTAAAAGAGAATTATCTACAATGATGGATTACGGACTTGGGCATTGTGTTatgtgtaaaaaaaataaattcacaTACAATGTTGGTGTTCATCTTGCAGCTGTTACCTGCCCTTATGCCAG TGCTCGTTATTGTGATATTGATGAAAGTGGTGTTCGACATATGGTCCTTTGTCGTGTAATAATGGGGAACATGAAAGTTCTTCATCCTAGAATTTGCAGTGACGCTGGTCATTTTCAAACTAGCAGCTCCAAATATGATAATGGGGTAGTTGATGACATCCAATGCCCAAGACATTATATAGTATggaatacaaatataaatacaCACATTTATCCAGAATTTGTTGTTAGTTTCAAGGTCTCTAATGATGCAGAAG GCCATTTTTGTGGAACTATGGAAGAGAATAATGAATTTGGTGTGAATTCTTCTATGACTAATTTGGCTAGGCGTAGTTCTGGTGACATGTTACAGTCAGTATCTTTAGTGAATAAT GGAATATCTCCTAATGGGGTTATTAGCACCCCAAAAATTCCAAAAACTCCTTGGCTTCCTTTTCCTGTACTTATTGTTGCTATAGGTGACAAGGTTCCTGCCAATGCTATGAGTCTTATCCGAGCACATTATGAACTATACAAG GCAAAACGAATTTCCCGTGATGATTTTGTAACGGAGCTGAGGTTGATAGTTGGAGATACCATATTGAGAACTACAATAGCAAGTCTTCAATTCAAG ATACCATCAAACGGCAAGTTGGAAGGCTCAAACCGAAAAGAATGTTGA